One stretch of Sulfuricystis multivorans DNA includes these proteins:
- a CDS encoding DNA topoisomerase III: MSKQLIIAEKPSVAQDIARALGGFTREGDYFESEYYVLSSAVGHLLELAVPEEYEVKRGKWSFSHLPVIPPRFTLHPIEKTADRLKLLVRLAKRKDVVALINACDAGREGELIFRYIVQFAKIDKPIRRLWLQSMTPQAIKDGFAHLRTDEEMLPLADAARCRSEADWLIGINGTRAMTAFNSQEGGFYKTTVGRVQTPTLAILVEREKAIRAFQPRDYWEVEAEFQAVAGTYRGKWFDEKFKKSDDEHARAERLWDIEQAEALRKKCLGKHGEVTEEATPKTEACPLLYDLTSLQRDANGRFGFSARNTLALAQALYEKHKVLTYPRTDSRYLPEDMIGAVKETLAALTDSPLGQHAATVLKNGWVHPTKRIFDNAKVSDHFAIIPTGTPPKHLSEPEQKLYDLVVKRFIAIFYPAAEYLVTTRITRVEGEPFKTVGKVLVTPGWLAVYGKEAQGGEESPNLPPLAKNERVWTNDVEVKPNHTKPPPRFNEATLLTAMEGAGKLVEDEELREAMLDRGLGTPATRAAIIEGLIQEEYVHRHGRELQPTAKAFNLLFALEQLKVDEIRSPELTGLWEWKLREMEHGRLKREAFMAHIVEQTREMVERIKTGELHDTDFGTLETPCPKCGGKIHETYRYFKCDQCDYKLWKVIAGRQWEPEEMEELLKNRQIGPLSGFRSKMGRAFSAVIRLDEDFAPKFDFGNEEDAAEAVDFSGQVPLGPCPKCGARVFEMPMAYVCEKAVGSAKSCDFRSGKVILQQEISRAEMQKLLETGRTSLLKGFVSNRTKKKFSAYLVRNASGKIGFEFEQRTAKPTQAKTETKVGAGEAASAAKKSSTRKKSG; this comes from the coding sequence ATGAGCAAACAATTGATCATCGCCGAAAAGCCATCGGTCGCGCAGGACATCGCGCGTGCCCTGGGCGGTTTCACTCGCGAGGGTGACTATTTCGAGAGCGAGTACTATGTGCTGTCCTCGGCCGTAGGCCATCTTCTGGAACTGGCCGTGCCGGAGGAATATGAGGTCAAGCGCGGTAAATGGAGTTTCAGCCATCTGCCGGTGATTCCGCCACGCTTCACGCTGCATCCGATCGAGAAGACCGCCGATCGCCTGAAGTTGCTCGTGCGGCTTGCCAAGCGCAAGGATGTCGTGGCGCTGATCAATGCCTGCGACGCGGGACGCGAAGGCGAGCTGATCTTCCGCTACATCGTCCAGTTTGCCAAGATCGACAAGCCGATCCGTAGGCTGTGGCTGCAGTCGATGACGCCACAGGCGATCAAGGACGGCTTTGCCCACCTGCGCACCGATGAAGAGATGCTGCCGCTCGCGGATGCAGCGCGCTGCCGCTCGGAGGCCGACTGGCTGATCGGCATCAACGGCACGCGCGCGATGACCGCCTTCAATTCTCAGGAAGGCGGCTTCTATAAAACCACCGTCGGCCGCGTGCAAACGCCGACCTTGGCGATCCTCGTCGAGCGCGAGAAGGCGATCCGCGCCTTCCAGCCGCGCGACTACTGGGAGGTCGAGGCCGAGTTCCAGGCGGTCGCTGGCACTTATCGCGGCAAATGGTTCGACGAAAAATTCAAAAAGTCGGACGATGAGCATGCCAGGGCCGAGCGCCTGTGGGACATCGAGCAGGCCGAGGCGCTGCGCAAGAAGTGTCTGGGCAAGCATGGCGAGGTCACGGAAGAGGCAACCCCCAAGACCGAAGCCTGTCCGCTGCTCTACGATCTCACCAGTCTTCAGCGCGACGCCAACGGCCGCTTCGGCTTTTCGGCACGCAACACCCTGGCGCTCGCCCAAGCGCTCTACGAAAAACACAAGGTGCTGACCTATCCGCGTACCGACAGCCGATACTTACCCGAGGACATGATCGGCGCCGTCAAGGAGACGCTCGCGGCGCTGACCGATTCGCCCCTCGGCCAGCATGCCGCAACGGTGCTCAAAAACGGCTGGGTGCATCCGACCAAGCGCATCTTCGACAACGCCAAGGTCTCCGACCACTTCGCGATCATTCCCACCGGCACCCCGCCGAAACATCTTTCCGAGCCCGAGCAGAAACTCTATGACCTCGTCGTCAAGCGTTTCATCGCGATCTTTTACCCTGCCGCCGAGTATCTCGTCACGACGCGCATCACGCGCGTCGAAGGGGAGCCGTTCAAGACCGTCGGCAAGGTGCTGGTGACCCCGGGGTGGCTCGCCGTCTATGGCAAGGAGGCGCAGGGGGGGGAAGAGAGCCCGAATCTACCACCGCTGGCCAAGAACGAACGGGTGTGGACCAACGACGTCGAAGTGAAACCCAACCACACCAAGCCGCCGCCACGCTTCAACGAAGCGACGCTGCTCACGGCAATGGAAGGCGCCGGCAAGCTGGTCGAAGACGAAGAACTCCGGGAGGCGATGCTTGATCGGGGCCTGGGCACGCCGGCCACCCGCGCGGCGATCATCGAAGGATTGATCCAGGAAGAATACGTGCATCGTCACGGCCGCGAATTGCAGCCGACCGCCAAGGCCTTCAACCTGCTGTTCGCCCTCGAACAGCTCAAAGTCGACGAGATCCGCTCGCCGGAGCTCACCGGGCTGTGGGAATGGAAGCTCAGGGAGATGGAACATGGGCGCCTAAAGCGCGAGGCGTTCATGGCGCACATCGTCGAGCAGACGCGCGAGATGGTCGAACGCATCAAGACCGGCGAGCTGCACGACACCGATTTCGGCACGCTCGAAACGCCTTGCCCGAAATGTGGCGGAAAAATCCACGAGACCTACCGCTACTTCAAGTGCGACCAGTGCGACTACAAGCTGTGGAAGGTGATCGCCGGCCGCCAGTGGGAGCCGGAGGAAATGGAAGAGCTGCTGAAAAACCGGCAGATCGGCCCGCTTTCCGGCTTTCGCAGCAAGATGGGGCGCGCCTTTTCCGCCGTCATCCGCCTCGATGAGGATTTCGCGCCGAAGTTCGACTTCGGCAACGAGGAGGATGCGGCCGAGGCAGTCGATTTCAGCGGACAGGTGCCGTTGGGCCCCTGCCCGAAGTGCGGCGCGCGGGTATTCGAAATGCCGATGGCCTACGTCTGCGAAAAGGCCGTAGGTTCAGCGAAGTCCTGCGACTTCCGCTCTGGCAAGGTGATCCTGCAGCAGGAAATCTCCCGCGCCGA
- the dprA gene encoding DNA-processing protein DprA — MDAPDELADWLRLTLIPGLGGEGERRLLQAFGEPAAIFSASPGMLAKLLGVQLAERVLCHDSTAEIEAAMRWAQMPGNRILTLADAAYPQALLTAADPPLLLYAKGRIELLNRPALAIVGSRNATQQGEANASAFARTLAAAGLTIVSGLAAGIDAAAHRGALQEPASTVAVVGTGCDRIYPARNEALAREIAFKGCIISEFPLGTPPIAANFPRRNRLIAGLSRGCLVVEAAKESGSLITARLAAEAGREVFAIPGSIHSPQSKGCHALIKQGAKLVESAQDILEELRWENVTNPVIVPPVKEAERDPILLALGGDPVDLDTLAARTGLSADALLARLFTLEMEGRIANLPGGRYQRLN, encoded by the coding sequence ATGGATGCGCCGGACGAGCTGGCCGACTGGCTGCGCCTGACCCTGATCCCCGGTCTGGGCGGCGAAGGCGAGCGCCGCTTGTTGCAGGCTTTCGGCGAGCCGGCGGCGATTTTCTCCGCTTCGCCTGGAATGCTCGCCAAGCTGCTCGGCGTGCAGCTTGCCGAGCGCGTCCTGTGCCATGACAGTACCGCCGAGATCGAAGCCGCCATGCGCTGGGCGCAGATGCCCGGCAACCGGATACTCACGCTCGCCGATGCGGCCTATCCGCAGGCGCTCTTGACCGCCGCCGACCCGCCGCTGCTGCTTTACGCCAAAGGCCGTATCGAGCTTCTGAACCGCCCCGCCTTGGCGATCGTCGGTTCGCGCAATGCAACCCAACAGGGCGAGGCCAATGCAAGCGCCTTTGCGCGGACGCTTGCCGCAGCAGGGCTGACCATCGTCAGCGGGCTGGCGGCAGGTATTGACGCCGCCGCCCACCGGGGCGCGCTGCAAGAGCCTGCTTCCACGGTTGCGGTGGTCGGCACCGGCTGTGACCGCATCTACCCGGCCCGCAACGAAGCGCTCGCCCGCGAGATCGCCTTCAAGGGCTGCATCATCAGCGAATTCCCTCTCGGCACGCCACCGATCGCCGCCAACTTTCCGCGCCGCAACCGGTTGATCGCGGGTCTGAGTCGCGGCTGCCTCGTCGTCGAAGCGGCGAAAGAGAGCGGCTCCCTGATCACTGCACGGCTGGCGGCCGAAGCGGGCCGCGAGGTGTTCGCGATCCCCGGCTCGATCCACTCGCCGCAATCGAAGGGCTGCCATGCGCTGATCAAGCAGGGTGCGAAACTGGTCGAATCGGCGCAGGACATCCTCGAGGAGCTGCGCTGGGAGAACGTGACGAATCCAGTGATCGTCCCGCCGGTGAAGGAGGCCGAAAGGGATCCGATCCTGCTCGCTCTCGGCGGCGATCCCGTTGATCTCGACACCCTCGCGGCGCGCACGGGGCTTAGCGCCGACGCGCTGCTGGCCCGTCTCTTCACGCTCGAAATGGAAGGCCGCATCGCGAATCTGCCGGGTGGCCGTTATCAACGGCTGAACTGA
- the fmt gene encoding methionyl-tRNA formyltransferase, whose protein sequence is MKVAFAGTPEFAAIALRALIAAGFDIPLVLTQPDRPSGRGQKLVTSPVKDVALAHGIAVHQPEKLRDPATHAPLIAAAPDVLVVAAYGLILPPAVLDIPRRGCVNIHASLLPRWRGAAPIARAIEAGDLETGITIMQMDAGLDTGPMLLAERLKIGPDETAESLTDKLANLGGRLIVEALTRLDSLKPTPQPEQGATYAAKIDKAEGRIDWTRPAVEIERRLRAFDPFPGSTSQLGETTLKLWHAELAEGAGRPGEIIAVGPSGIVVACGEGALRLTELQKPGGRRLPAADFLRGFPLAAGERFSSPGNS, encoded by the coding sequence ATGAAAGTCGCCTTTGCCGGCACGCCCGAGTTCGCCGCCATCGCGCTGCGGGCGCTGATCGCTGCCGGTTTCGACATCCCGCTGGTGCTGACCCAGCCCGACCGCCCGTCTGGGCGCGGGCAGAAACTCGTCACGAGCCCCGTCAAAGACGTGGCGTTGGCCCACGGCATTGCCGTCCATCAGCCGGAAAAGCTGCGCGATCCCGCAACCCATGCGCCGTTGATCGCCGCCGCGCCCGATGTGTTGGTGGTCGCGGCCTACGGTTTGATTCTGCCGCCGGCCGTGCTCGACATCCCGAGGCGCGGTTGCGTCAACATCCATGCCTCGCTGCTGCCGCGCTGGCGGGGGGCGGCGCCGATTGCGCGCGCGATCGAGGCGGGCGATCTTGAAACGGGCATCACGATCATGCAGATGGATGCCGGACTCGACACCGGGCCGATGCTGCTGGCCGAAAGACTGAAAATCGGCCCTGACGAGACGGCAGAAAGCCTCACCGACAAGCTTGCCAACCTCGGCGGCCGGCTGATCGTCGAGGCGCTCACCAGGCTCGACAGCCTGAAGCCGACGCCGCAGCCTGAGCAAGGCGCGACCTATGCGGCAAAGATCGACAAGGCCGAAGGACGGATCGACTGGACGCGTCCGGCCGTCGAGATCGAACGGCGCTTGCGCGCCTTCGATCCGTTCCCGGGTTCTACCTCGCAGCTGGGAGAGACGACGCTGAAGCTGTGGCATGCAGAGCTTGCGGAAGGTGCAGGCCGGCCAGGTGAAATCATTGCCGTTGGGCCTTCCGGCATCGTCGTCGCCTGCGGCGAAGGCGCATTGCGCTTGACCGAGCTGCAGAAGCCTGGCGGCCGGCGGCTGCCCGCTGCCGATTTCCTGCGCGGTTTTCCGCTCGCTGCCGGCGAAAGATTCAGCTCACCCGGAAATTCTTGA
- a CDS encoding LysM peptidoglycan-binding domain-containing protein — MRHIIFALIFAFSTSAALAQSAKPLELAPDAPERHIVVPGDTLWGIAAKFLKDPFRWPELWKMNAEQVRNPHRIYPGQVLILDLSGGQPQLKLATLKLSPKVRAEALGEAIPAIPASAIEPFLSQPLVINPGEFDTSPRIVATQEDRVFTGTGDKIYATNNADPKIKRWHVFRPGRPLVDPDSKEVLGIEAVYLGSARPDGEPGDVLPLVLTSVKQEIGRGDYLVPAERPEVMSYVPHAPTQDINGRVMLIYGGVGEGAVNSVVSLSRGKQDGLEVGHVVAIYRAGSAVTNRFEDDKPQTHLLPDERIGLAFVFRVFDRVSYALITSASRPVMEGDRIHKP, encoded by the coding sequence ATGCGTCACATTATATTCGCGCTGATTTTCGCTTTTTCAACCTCTGCCGCGCTGGCCCAGAGCGCCAAGCCGCTCGAGCTCGCGCCAGATGCGCCGGAACGCCACATCGTCGTGCCGGGCGACACCCTGTGGGGCATCGCGGCGAAGTTCCTCAAGGATCCGTTCCGCTGGCCCGAACTGTGGAAGATGAATGCCGAGCAGGTCAGAAACCCACACCGCATCTATCCCGGCCAGGTGCTGATCCTCGACTTGAGTGGCGGCCAACCGCAGCTGAAACTCGCCACGTTGAAACTTTCCCCCAAGGTGCGCGCCGAAGCGCTCGGCGAGGCGATTCCGGCGATTCCGGCCAGCGCGATCGAGCCCTTCCTGTCCCAGCCGCTGGTGATCAATCCCGGCGAGTTCGACACCTCGCCGCGCATCGTCGCCACGCAGGAGGATCGGGTTTTCACCGGCACCGGCGACAAGATCTACGCCACCAACAACGCCGATCCCAAGATCAAGCGATGGCATGTCTTCCGTCCCGGACGGCCGTTGGTCGATCCGGACAGCAAGGAAGTCCTGGGCATCGAAGCCGTCTATCTCGGCAGCGCGCGTCCCGATGGCGAGCCCGGCGACGTCCTGCCGCTCGTGCTGACCAGCGTCAAGCAGGAAATCGGTCGCGGTGATTATCTCGTGCCGGCCGAGCGCCCCGAGGTGATGAGTTATGTGCCGCATGCGCCGACCCAGGACATCAACGGCCGCGTGATGCTGATCTATGGCGGCGTCGGCGAGGGTGCGGTCAACTCGGTCGTCTCGCTCTCGCGCGGTAAGCAGGATGGGCTGGAAGTCGGCCATGTGGTGGCGATCTATCGCGCCGGCTCCGCAGTGACGAACCGTTTCGAAGACGACAAGCCGCAGACCCATCTGCTCCCCGACGAGCGCATCGGCCTCGCTTTCGTGTTCCGCGTCTTCGATCGGGTCTCTTACGCGCTGATCACCAGCGCCAGTCGCCCGGTGATGGAAGGCGACCGGATCCACAAGCCATGA
- the def gene encoding peptide deformylase — protein sequence MALLPILRYPDPRLHTVAKPVEAVDAGIRKLAADMLETMYQAPGIGLAATQVDVHKRLLVLDVSEDKSKPMVFINPEILERWGEHVGEEGCLSVPGIYETVKRSERIKVRALNLEGEPFELEADGLLAVCLQHEIDHLDGKVFVEYLSRLKLSRIKAKLAKQARITA from the coding sequence ATGGCCTTATTGCCGATTCTGCGTTATCCCGATCCACGCCTGCATACGGTGGCCAAGCCGGTCGAGGCCGTCGATGCCGGGATCAGGAAGCTTGCCGCCGACATGCTGGAAACCATGTACCAGGCGCCGGGCATTGGACTGGCGGCCACCCAGGTCGATGTGCACAAGCGCCTGCTGGTGCTCGATGTGTCGGAGGACAAATCGAAGCCGATGGTCTTCATCAACCCGGAAATCCTCGAACGGTGGGGCGAGCATGTCGGTGAGGAAGGCTGCCTGTCGGTGCCCGGCATCTATGAGACGGTGAAACGCAGTGAACGCATCAAGGTGCGCGCGCTGAATCTCGAAGGCGAACCCTTCGAGCTCGAGGCGGATGGCCTGCTGGCGGTTTGTCTGCAGCACGAGATCGATCACCTCGACGGCAAGGTGTTCGTCGAATACCTGTCCCGGCTCAAGCTATCCAGGATCAAAGCCAAGCTGGCGAAGCAAGCGCGCATCACCGCATGA